CAATGAGCTGATCTGGCTGCGCGGCCAGACCTTCTACGGGCAGGAGGGCATGTTCAGCCCGTCCTACATCGATTTCCTCCGCCGCCTGCGGCTTCCCGACTACGAACTCGGCATCGACCCCCAGAGCGGACAGGTCGTCTTCGAGACGCATGGCCGCTGGGCCGAGGTCACGTTCTGGGAGATCTACGTCCTGTCCGTGGTCAACGAGCTGCGCAATCGCGCGGTCATGAAGACGATGGGGCGCAGCCAGCTCGACATCCTCTACGCCCGCGCCAAGGTGAAGCTCTACGCCAAGCTCGAGCGCTTGGCCAAGCTCGACGACCTCAATCTGACCGATTTCGGCACCCGCCGCCGGCATGGCTTTCTGTGGCAGGAGCATTGCATTCTCACCGCCCGGGAGGTTCTCGGCGACGCATTCACCGGCACGTCCAATGCCTTCCTGGCGCTGAAGCATGGCCTCGAGGCACGGGGCACCAACGCCCATGAGCTGCCGATGGCGCTTGCGGCGCTGTGCCCGCCGCAGGACGAAGCCTGTCTGGCAGCGGCGCAGTACAAGGTGCTGCAGCAATGGCAGAACAGCTACCGCGGCGGCCTGCTCGTCTTCCTTCCGGACACGTTCGGCACCAGCCAGTTCCTCGCCAACGCGCCGCAATGGGTCTCGAACTGGACGGGCGCGCGCCCCGATTCCAAGCCGCCCGTCGAAGCCGGCGAGGAACTCATCGCCTTCTGGGAGCGGATGGCCGTCGATCCCAAGGAGAAGCTGATCATCTTCTCCGATGGCATGGACGTCGAAATACCGGGCTTCACCGTGAACGGCAGCGACATCGTCGCGGTGCACGATCGGTTCCATGGGCGGGTGCGCCTCGGCTTCGGTTGGGGCACGATGCTGACCAATGATTTTCTCGGCTGCCATCCGACCGACGGTGACGCGCTCAAGCCGATTTCGCTGGTCTGCAAGCTCAAGGCGGCGAACGGGCATCCTGCGGTCAAGCTCAGCGACAATTACAGCAAGGCGACCGGCCCTGCGGAGGAGGTGGCGCGGTACCGCGCTGTATTCGGAAGCGCCGGACTGTCCGAGGTGCCGACGCGGGTGTGATCTGCGCCTCGGCTCTCCCGAGGGGGACCGTATCCTGCGACAAATCGCGACACTTTCGGCGCCGCCTCGACAAAGCTGAGCGACCGGCGGGCTCCAGATATGTCTCAACGCCGGATGACGGCGCATCAAGGAGACAAATCGTGAAGACCCTCAAGACACTCGTTCTCGCCACCGTCGCGGCATCCGTCGTCGCAATTCCCGTCGCCGCCGAGGCGGCGCCTTATGGTCGCCGCGACAATGGCCGGATCGAGCGGATCGAGACCAAACGTGTCGTCCAGCGCGACAACGGCCGCAAGGTGGTCAAGGTGAAGCAGGTTCGCCGCGACGACCGCGTCGGCACCCGCAGCTTCCGCAAGGGCGAGCGTTTCGACAGCCGCTATGCGCGCAACTACCGGGTGATCAACAATCCGC
The nucleotide sequence above comes from Sphingosinicella sp. BN140058. Encoded proteins:
- a CDS encoding RcnB family protein: MKTLKTLVLATVAASVVAIPVAAEAAPYGRRDNGRIERIETKRVVQRDNGRKVVKVKQVRRDDRVGTRSFRKGERFDSRYARNYRVINNPRAYRLYDAPRGYRWVQSNNDAVLVAITSGIIGAVLGNAF
- a CDS encoding nicotinate phosphoribosyltransferase → MDFARRAWDHSFPMDPIVRTLLDTDFYKFLMGQMIWEKHFNDEATFALSNRTKSVRLGDMIDLGELREQLDHVRSLRFQANELIWLRGQTFYGQEGMFSPSYIDFLRRLRLPDYELGIDPQSGQVVFETHGRWAEVTFWEIYVLSVVNELRNRAVMKTMGRSQLDILYARAKVKLYAKLERLAKLDDLNLTDFGTRRRHGFLWQEHCILTAREVLGDAFTGTSNAFLALKHGLEARGTNAHELPMALAALCPPQDEACLAAAQYKVLQQWQNSYRGGLLVFLPDTFGTSQFLANAPQWVSNWTGARPDSKPPVEAGEELIAFWERMAVDPKEKLIIFSDGMDVEIPGFTVNGSDIVAVHDRFHGRVRLGFGWGTMLTNDFLGCHPTDGDALKPISLVCKLKAANGHPAVKLSDNYSKATGPAEEVARYRAVFGSAGLSEVPTRV